The following proteins are encoded in a genomic region of Galbibacter sp. BG1:
- a CDS encoding helix-turn-helix domain-containing protein, producing the protein MVNKEDFIKRLEKVIDYYDLSASAFADVIGVQRSSISHLLSGRNNPSLDFVMKILENFPEVELYWLLNGKGSFPKETKAKVTTPPNEDLFSEIKAEVIPEAKRENPKPTENSIIAGEKKEIARIVVFYKNGTFEEYKNVP; encoded by the coding sequence ATGGTAAACAAAGAAGATTTTATTAAAAGGTTGGAAAAGGTGATTGATTATTACGATCTATCTGCCTCTGCTTTTGCCGACGTCATTGGCGTACAACGCTCTTCCATTTCGCACCTTCTTTCTGGGCGCAACAACCCTAGTTTGGATTTTGTGATGAAGATATTAGAGAATTTCCCGGAAGTAGAATTGTATTGGCTTTTAAATGGCAAAGGAAGTTTTCCAAAAGAAACCAAGGCAAAAGTCACTACCCCTCCAAATGAAGATCTTTTTAGCGAAATAAAAGCTGAAGTTATTCCTGAAGCAAAAAGGGAAAATCCTAAACCTACTGAAAATTCCATTATAGCGGGAGAAAAAAAAGAAATTGCCCGTATTGTAGTTTTTTATAAGAATGGTACCTTTGAAGAATATAAAAATGTACCTTAA